Proteins encoded within one genomic window of Cryptosporangium aurantiacum:
- a CDS encoding lysine N(6)-hydroxylase/L-ornithine N(5)-oxygenase family protein codes for MSEPYDVLGIGIGPFNLALAALAEPLPGVSAVFFDGRPGFSWHPGMLIPGATLQVPFLADLVTLADPTSRWSFLSYLRERDRLFPFYFAERFHVPRTEYDDYCRWVAESLPSCRFGQQVESVSWDAAERLIVAEVYDLHTAQTTVVRARNAVLGVGTEPAVPGPLRPLLGKEVFHSAEFLDRQESLRGAQDITVLGSGQSGAEVLLDLLRGQPDGGYRLRWLTKAPAFAPMEYSKLGLEHFTPDYTRYFRELPEEVRDALLPAQWQLYKAIDADTIDAIHTELYDRTVAGGTVQLTMSPNVEVVGATRGPDGITLECRELLQGREVTLRTDRVVAATGYATRQPLCLAPMEDVIRRDDRGRFRIDADYRVLLDPGVTGGLYVQNAELHTHGVGTPDLGLGAYRAATILNALTGREAYRLPSQTAFTTFGV; via the coding sequence TTGAGCGAGCCGTATGACGTCCTCGGCATCGGGATCGGGCCGTTCAACCTGGCGCTCGCCGCGCTCGCCGAACCGCTGCCGGGCGTCTCCGCCGTGTTCTTCGACGGCCGGCCGGGGTTCTCGTGGCATCCCGGGATGCTGATTCCCGGTGCGACGCTCCAGGTGCCGTTCCTGGCCGACCTGGTGACGCTCGCCGACCCGACGAGCCGGTGGTCGTTCCTGTCGTACCTCCGCGAGCGCGACCGGCTGTTCCCGTTCTACTTCGCCGAGCGGTTCCACGTGCCGCGCACCGAGTACGACGACTACTGCCGGTGGGTCGCCGAGTCGCTGCCGTCCTGCCGGTTCGGTCAGCAGGTCGAGTCGGTGTCCTGGGACGCCGCCGAGCGTCTGATCGTCGCCGAGGTGTACGACCTGCACACCGCGCAGACCACGGTGGTGCGGGCGCGCAACGCGGTGCTGGGGGTCGGAACCGAACCTGCGGTGCCCGGCCCGCTGCGTCCGCTGCTCGGTAAGGAGGTGTTCCACTCGGCGGAGTTCCTCGACCGGCAGGAGTCGCTGCGTGGAGCGCAGGACATCACGGTCCTCGGGTCCGGACAGTCGGGTGCGGAGGTGCTGCTCGACCTGCTCCGTGGACAGCCCGACGGCGGGTACCGGTTGCGATGGCTCACCAAGGCGCCCGCGTTCGCGCCGATGGAGTACTCCAAGCTCGGGCTGGAGCACTTCACACCGGACTACACCCGGTACTTCCGTGAGCTGCCCGAGGAGGTCAGGGACGCGCTGCTGCCTGCCCAGTGGCAGCTCTACAAGGCCATCGACGCGGACACGATCGACGCGATCCACACCGAGCTGTACGACCGGACAGTCGCCGGCGGGACCGTGCAGCTGACGATGTCGCCGAACGTCGAGGTGGTGGGCGCCACTCGTGGGCCGGACGGCATCACGCTGGAGTGCCGCGAGCTGCTACAGGGCCGGGAGGTCACGCTGCGGACGGACCGGGTGGTCGCGGCCACCGGGTACGCCACCCGGCAGCCGCTGTGCCTGGCGCCGATGGAGGACGTGATCCGGAGGGACGACCGTGGCCGGTTCCGGATCGACGCCGACTACCGGGTTTTGCTGGATCCCGGCGTCACCGGTGGCCTTTACGTGCAGAACGCGGAGCTGCACACGCACGGCGTCGGAACCCCGGACCTCGGCCTGGGCGCCTACCGAGCCGCCACGATCCTGAACGCGCTGACCGGGCGGGAGGCCTACCGGTTGCCGTCGCAGACCGCGTTCACCACGTTCGGGGTTTGA
- a CDS encoding IucA/IucC family protein: MTEPDILNRLLGDTSDRSRTTGTPRTGATALDGAANGLAVQALLRCWVREARVPVPARGATLEIPLHVTGTRVEAEVRYWSATGWHRFGPARFPSGTTLDATVLATLLATEANAHGSPADLVEQVIDSTRRLDRYLRSRAATPNGDPVAPFLVAEQALVAGHPLHPTPKSRPGLSDLDELGAAPELRGAAPLHWFAVERQLVRHGSATGVGALEQLAALAPRGLRAPDGMALIPAHFRQARSLLGRADVQDLIGDGRLCDLGPCGPAWSATSSVRTLYRADAPRMLKLSLGVRITNSRREHLVPELIRGAEMYRLVEAGLGEMLAAAHPRFRILGDPAWAAVPLPTEDPTGQVALAVSLRDNPFGPDTRAVCVAGLVAERPDLADSRSGLAVLIEQLALSGGRPVAAVAVEWLRRYVDEVIAPVAWLHGVHGLGLEAHQQNTLVTLDPAGWPVGGWYRDNQGYYLSPTRAGTLHTLVHGLGAESDATNPDDVIDERVAYYVGVNNLLGLIGAIGSSGLADEVVVLRAAVAALESHRHGFVGALLDAPELPCKANLLTRVAGLDELVGPVETQSVYVRIPNPLWEVRS, translated from the coding sequence GTGACGGAACCCGACATCCTGAACCGGCTCCTCGGCGACACGTCCGACCGGAGCCGCACCACCGGTACGCCGCGAACCGGCGCGACCGCCCTGGACGGTGCCGCCAACGGGCTCGCGGTGCAGGCGCTGCTGCGGTGCTGGGTACGCGAGGCGCGCGTCCCGGTGCCCGCTCGCGGCGCCACGCTGGAGATCCCGCTGCACGTCACCGGCACCCGGGTCGAAGCCGAGGTGCGGTACTGGTCGGCGACCGGCTGGCACCGCTTCGGCCCGGCGCGATTCCCGTCCGGGACGACGCTGGACGCCACCGTGCTCGCCACGCTGCTGGCCACCGAGGCGAATGCCCACGGCTCACCGGCCGACCTGGTCGAACAGGTCATCGACTCGACTCGGCGGCTCGACCGGTACCTCCGGTCCCGCGCCGCCACCCCGAACGGTGACCCGGTCGCCCCGTTCCTGGTCGCCGAGCAGGCCCTGGTCGCCGGGCACCCGCTGCACCCCACGCCGAAGAGCCGCCCAGGACTGTCCGACCTGGACGAGCTCGGCGCGGCGCCGGAACTTCGCGGCGCGGCGCCGCTGCACTGGTTCGCGGTGGAGCGGCAACTCGTGCGGCACGGCTCCGCCACCGGCGTCGGCGCGTTGGAGCAACTGGCCGCGCTGGCTCCGCGGGGCCTGCGCGCGCCGGACGGCATGGCGCTGATCCCCGCGCACTTCCGGCAGGCCCGATCGCTGCTGGGTCGCGCCGACGTCCAGGACCTGATCGGCGACGGGCGGCTGTGCGACCTGGGCCCCTGCGGTCCGGCCTGGTCGGCCACGTCGTCGGTGCGGACGCTGTACCGGGCGGACGCCCCGCGGATGCTGAAGCTCTCGCTCGGCGTCCGGATCACGAATTCACGGCGGGAACACCTCGTGCCGGAACTGATCCGCGGAGCGGAGATGTACCGGCTGGTCGAAGCCGGCCTCGGCGAGATGCTGGCCGCCGCGCATCCGCGATTCCGGATCCTCGGCGACCCGGCCTGGGCCGCGGTTCCGCTGCCGACCGAGGACCCGACCGGGCAGGTGGCGCTGGCGGTCAGCCTGCGTGACAACCCGTTCGGCCCGGACACCAGGGCGGTGTGCGTGGCCGGGCTGGTCGCCGAGCGTCCGGACCTGGCCGACTCCCGGTCGGGGCTGGCCGTGCTGATCGAGCAGCTCGCGCTGTCCGGGGGGCGCCCGGTTGCGGCCGTGGCCGTGGAGTGGCTACGGCGGTACGTCGACGAGGTGATCGCGCCGGTGGCCTGGCTGCACGGCGTCCACGGGCTCGGGTTGGAGGCCCACCAGCAGAACACGCTGGTGACGCTCGACCCGGCCGGATGGCCCGTCGGCGGCTGGTACCGCGACAACCAGGGTTATTACCTCTCGCCGACGCGCGCCGGGACCCTACACACGCTGGTGCACGGCCTCGGCGCGGAGAGCGACGCGACCAACCCCGACGACGTCATCGACGAGCGGGTCGCCTACTACGTCGGGGTGAACAACCTGCTGGGACTGATCGGTGCGATCGGCTCGTCCGGGCTCGCCGACGAGGTCGTCGTGCTGCGCGCCGCGGTGGCCGCGCTGGAGTCCCACCGTCACGGCTTTGTCGGTGCCCTGCTGGACGCTCCGGAGCTCCCGTGCAAGGCCAACCTGCTGACCCGGGTCGCCGGGCTGGACGAGCTGGTCGGGCCGGTGGAGACCCAGTCGGTCTACGTCCGGATCCCCAACCCCCTCTGGGAGGTACGAAGTTGA
- a CDS encoding pyridoxal phosphate-dependent decarboxylase family protein — protein MAGGAAGAEALTRLLGPVLDALAAGARDRGGPAPVGLPAALDEAWRDTLTPGGGATTGGGAWPGAPGGGATTDGVAALSELVRLFTAGSVDPADPRCVAHLHCPPLAIAVAADLAASALNPSLDSWDQAPISTTLEPAVITELAGLVGYPDTADGVVTTGGSESNLLGLLLAREHAVRAATGTSAVRDGVPPGRYRIFGSAVTHFSVHRAAGLLGFGEDAFVPVRTGRDHRLDPEALDAALSASTRDGEIPVAIVATAGTTDLGAIDPLPRIAEVAANHRTWLHVDAAYGGGALFSETLAPLLDGLHRADSIGLDLHKLGWQPVAAGIFLTRAATNLAALARRAEYLNPADDEDAGYTSLLGRSLRTTRRPDALKIAVTLRALGRAGLGALVDRCAALAVHAAASITARPELELYQPPVLTTVVFRFRGPDELNARLRRALLSAGRAVVGRTQIDGRVWLKLTLLNPDATPADVDGLLRAVVVAGTGELEAAR, from the coding sequence TTGGCGGGCGGGGCAGCGGGTGCGGAGGCGCTGACGCGGTTGCTGGGCCCTGTGCTGGACGCGCTCGCGGCCGGGGCTCGCGACCGCGGAGGGCCCGCGCCCGTGGGTCTCCCCGCGGCACTCGACGAGGCCTGGCGCGACACGCTCACCCCGGGCGGTGGTGCGACGACGGGCGGTGGTGCGTGGCCCGGAGCCCCGGGCGGTGGTGCGACGACGGACGGCGTGGCGGCGCTCTCCGAACTCGTGCGGTTGTTCACTGCGGGCTCGGTCGATCCCGCGGATCCGCGCTGCGTCGCGCACCTGCACTGTCCGCCGCTCGCGATCGCGGTCGCCGCCGACCTCGCCGCCTCGGCGCTCAACCCGTCGCTGGACTCCTGGGACCAAGCCCCGATCAGCACCACGCTGGAGCCCGCCGTCATCACCGAGCTGGCCGGCCTGGTGGGTTACCCGGACACCGCCGACGGCGTCGTCACCACCGGCGGCTCCGAGTCGAACCTCCTCGGGCTGCTCCTGGCCCGCGAACACGCGGTCAGAGCAGCCACCGGCACCAGCGCCGTGCGCGACGGCGTTCCACCCGGCCGCTACCGAATCTTCGGCTCGGCCGTCACGCACTTCTCCGTCCACCGCGCCGCCGGGCTGCTCGGCTTCGGCGAGGACGCGTTCGTCCCGGTCCGCACCGGCCGTGACCACCGCCTCGACCCCGAGGCCCTCGATGCGGCCCTGAGCGCGTCCACCCGCGACGGCGAGATACCCGTCGCGATCGTGGCCACCGCAGGCACCACCGACCTCGGTGCGATCGACCCCCTGCCAAGAATCGCCGAAGTAGCGGCGAACCACCGCACGTGGCTCCACGTCGACGCGGCCTACGGCGGCGGCGCGCTGTTCTCCGAGACCCTCGCACCGCTGCTCGACGGCCTCCACCGCGCCGACTCGATCGGTCTCGACCTGCACAAGCTCGGCTGGCAACCGGTCGCCGCCGGGATCTTCCTGACCCGCGCGGCGACGAACCTCGCCGCGCTGGCCCGCCGTGCGGAGTACCTCAACCCGGCCGACGACGAGGACGCGGGTTACACCAGCCTGCTGGGCCGGTCACTGCGCACCACCCGCCGCCCCGACGCGCTGAAGATCGCGGTCACGCTGCGCGCCCTGGGACGAGCCGGGCTCGGCGCGCTGGTCGACCGGTGCGCGGCCCTGGCCGTCCATGCGGCGGCGTCGATCACCGCCCGACCGGAGCTGGAGCTGTACCAACCGCCGGTGCTCACCACGGTCGTGTTCCGGTTCCGGGGCCCCGACGAGCTCAACGCCCGGCTGCGCCGCGCGTTGCTGTCCGCGGGTCGTGCGGTGGTCGGCCGCACCCAGATCGACGGCCGCGTCTGGCTGAAACTCACGCTCCTCAATCCGGACGCCACACCGGCCGACGTGGACGGTCTGCTGCGCGCCGTCGTCGTAGCGGGTACCGGAGAATTGGAGGCCGCGCGGTGA
- a CDS encoding glutamine synthetase family protein yields MTATANGSAAAPAPSGPGVAAAPRAAVASPVAEAAEVVLALPDLYGRLQGTRLAGDFFREQVVSDGYGACDYLLSADVEMQASARYTGNYGDFVLRPDLRTARPLPWRNGTALVLADAVDRDGTPVPVAPRQILRTQLDRLTARGLTALVGTELEFLVFTESYREAFAGDYRGLRTASRYNSDYALTGLGELDDLVGRLLRGMAGAGLRIESARGEVHPGQYEIVFRYAEAMDACDGHVFYKTGAKQIAEAAGRAITFMPKFDQGEGNSCHVHLSLRDASDRPVFDRDGGLSALAEHFLAGVLACAPAFTLLCAPSLNAYKRLSPDAFAPTAAAWGTDDRTRAVRVVGAGPSLRFEHRIAGGDANPYLVVAGIVASGLYGIERELPLPPPGGDGEPLPRTLESAARCWRGSAVAREAFGDTVVEHLAAAADAELAAFAATTTDWERHRGFERL; encoded by the coding sequence GTGACCGCCACCGCGAACGGGTCGGCCGCTGCCCCGGCTCCGAGCGGGCCGGGCGTTGCGGCGGCCCCGCGGGCCGCCGTCGCTAGTCCGGTCGCCGAGGCGGCGGAGGTGGTGCTGGCGTTGCCCGACCTGTACGGACGGCTCCAGGGCACGCGGCTGGCCGGCGACTTCTTTCGCGAACAGGTCGTGTCGGACGGGTACGGCGCGTGCGACTACCTGCTCTCCGCGGACGTCGAGATGCAGGCCTCCGCCCGCTACACCGGCAACTACGGCGACTTCGTGCTGCGCCCCGACCTGCGAACCGCGCGTCCGCTGCCGTGGCGCAACGGCACGGCCCTCGTGCTGGCCGACGCCGTCGACCGCGACGGCACCCCGGTCCCGGTCGCGCCCCGTCAAATCCTCCGCACGCAGCTCGACCGCCTGACCGCCCGCGGACTGACCGCGCTGGTCGGCACCGAGCTGGAGTTCCTGGTCTTCACCGAGTCCTACCGCGAGGCGTTCGCCGGCGACTACCGCGGGCTGCGGACAGCGTCCCGGTACAACTCCGACTACGCGCTCACCGGCCTCGGTGAGCTCGACGACCTCGTCGGCAGGCTGCTGCGCGGCATGGCGGGGGCCGGGCTGCGGATCGAGTCCGCGCGCGGCGAAGTGCACCCCGGCCAGTACGAGATCGTGTTCCGCTACGCCGAGGCGATGGACGCCTGCGACGGCCACGTCTTCTACAAGACCGGTGCGAAGCAGATCGCCGAGGCGGCGGGGCGGGCGATCACGTTCATGCCCAAGTTCGACCAGGGCGAGGGCAACTCCTGCCACGTGCACCTGTCCCTGCGGGACGCGTCCGACCGCCCGGTCTTCGACCGGGACGGCGGCTTGTCGGCTCTCGCCGAGCACTTCCTGGCCGGGGTGCTGGCGTGCGCGCCCGCGTTCACGCTGCTCTGCGCCCCCTCCCTCAACGCCTACAAACGGCTTTCTCCGGACGCTTTCGCGCCGACCGCCGCAGCGTGGGGCACCGATGATCGCACCCGGGCGGTGCGGGTCGTCGGTGCCGGGCCGTCGCTGCGGTTCGAGCATCGGATCGCCGGCGGCGACGCGAACCCGTACCTGGTGGTGGCCGGGATAGTCGCGTCGGGGCTGTACGGCATCGAGCGGGAGCTGCCGTTGCCGCCGCCGGGTGGGGACGGCGAACCGCTGCCGCGGACGCTGGAGTCCGCTGCCCGGTGCTGGCGTGGGAGTGCGGTGGCGCGGGAGGCCTTCGGTGACACGGTCGTCGAGCACCTCGCGGCCGCTGCCGACGCCGAACTCGCCGCGTTCGCCGCCACGACGACCGATTGGGAGCGCCACCGTGGTTTCGAACGCCTCTGA
- a CDS encoding IucA/IucC family protein, giving the protein MTSPPPVDIAWRDAGHALLVRALAELSYEDLLRPEALGEQRYRVALADDVEYTFTATRGGFESWRIDPASVLRNGRPAADPMEFLVDARSVLGLDGPTTAEALRELVATWSADALLRRNLPSAKALADADYVELESAQGGHPAMVLNKGRLGFTASDAEAYAPEAGRTLRLTWIAVHPSLASAHGVSIDDELDPGTTEAFAAKAPDGYVWLPVHPFHLDACVRTLFAPYLADGRIVVLGEAPDRYRALASVRTLVNVDHPEKRNVKVPLLIRNTLVWRGLPAEPTAGAPAVSAWLHSMQARDPFLVSHVDLLGEVASVAVRHPLFDRVPDAPYRYHELLAAVWREPVQTYLRAGERARSLASLLVTGSDGVALIAELVSRSRLSAREWLRTLVEVVLAAPLHALHAHDLAFCPHGENTVVVFGPDDVPVRTMLKDFAEDVNLLPGRSYPGLPAEADRLLPRWSEGELAHSIITAVFAGVFRPLAVLAAEQLGMPEPEFWALVRAEVDGYRARFPELAERHTAYGLTAAEVERICLNREQLTGGGFHDRAEKEEFEIVHGTVPNPLVREAGAPADGACEDLAVAEGPAR; this is encoded by the coding sequence ATGACGTCCCCACCCCCCGTCGACATCGCCTGGCGCGACGCCGGGCACGCGCTGCTGGTCCGAGCGCTCGCCGAACTGTCCTACGAGGATCTGCTGCGTCCGGAAGCGCTCGGTGAACAGCGGTATCGGGTGGCGCTCGCGGACGACGTCGAATACACGTTCACGGCCACCCGCGGCGGGTTCGAGAGCTGGCGCATCGACCCGGCGTCGGTGCTCCGCAACGGGCGGCCCGCGGCCGATCCGATGGAGTTCCTCGTTGATGCGCGGTCCGTGCTGGGGCTGGACGGCCCGACGACCGCCGAGGCGCTCCGCGAACTCGTCGCCACGTGGTCGGCGGACGCGCTGCTCCGCCGGAACCTCCCGTCGGCAAAGGCGCTGGCCGACGCGGACTACGTCGAGTTGGAGTCCGCGCAGGGCGGCCACCCGGCGATGGTGCTCAACAAGGGCCGGCTCGGGTTCACCGCGTCCGACGCCGAGGCGTACGCGCCCGAGGCCGGCCGGACGCTCCGGCTGACCTGGATCGCGGTGCACCCGTCGCTGGCCAGCGCACACGGGGTGTCGATCGACGACGAGCTCGACCCCGGGACCACCGAGGCGTTCGCCGCGAAGGCCCCCGACGGTTACGTCTGGCTGCCGGTGCACCCTTTCCATTTGGACGCCTGCGTCCGCACGTTGTTCGCGCCCTACCTCGCCGATGGGCGGATCGTCGTGCTCGGCGAGGCACCGGATCGGTACCGGGCGCTGGCCTCGGTCCGCACGCTGGTCAACGTCGACCATCCGGAGAAGCGCAACGTCAAGGTGCCGCTGCTGATCCGGAACACGCTGGTCTGGCGCGGGCTGCCCGCCGAGCCGACCGCGGGCGCGCCTGCGGTGTCCGCGTGGCTGCACTCGATGCAGGCCCGCGACCCGTTCCTGGTGTCGCACGTGGACCTGCTGGGGGAGGTCGCGTCGGTGGCCGTGCGGCATCCGCTGTTCGACCGGGTCCCGGACGCGCCCTACCGGTACCACGAACTGCTCGCCGCGGTCTGGCGCGAGCCGGTGCAGACGTACCTCCGCGCCGGGGAGAGAGCCCGGTCGCTGGCGTCCCTCCTGGTGACGGGGTCGGACGGGGTCGCGCTCATCGCCGAGTTGGTGTCCCGGTCAAGGTTGTCCGCGCGCGAGTGGCTACGGACGCTGGTGGAGGTGGTGCTGGCTGCGCCGCTGCACGCGCTGCACGCGCACGACCTGGCGTTCTGCCCGCACGGTGAGAACACGGTCGTGGTGTTCGGCCCGGACGACGTCCCGGTGCGGACGATGCTCAAGGACTTCGCCGAGGACGTGAACCTGCTGCCGGGACGGTCGTATCCGGGGTTGCCCGCGGAGGCCGATCGGCTGCTGCCGCGCTGGTCGGAGGGGGAACTGGCGCACTCGATCATCACCGCGGTGTTCGCCGGGGTGTTCCGGCCGCTGGCGGTGCTCGCTGCGGAGCAGCTCGGGATGCCGGAGCCGGAGTTCTGGGCGCTGGTGCGGGCCGAGGTGGACGGTTACCGGGCCCGTTTCCCTGAGCTGGCCGAGCGGCACACGGCGTACGGCCTGACCGCGGCGGAGGTGGAGCGGATCTGCCTCAACCGGGAGCAGCTCACCGGCGGCGGATTCCACGACCGGGCCGAGAAGGAGGAGTTCGAGATCGTGCACGGCACGGTGCCGAACCCCCTTGTCCGCGAGGCCGGCGCGCCGGCCGACGGCGCGTGCGAGGACCTGGCGGTGGCCGAGGGGCCGGCCCGGTGA
- a CDS encoding diaminobutyrate--2-oxoglutarate transaminase family protein has translation MTVLSRVDTSTILARQAARESAARTYARHFPIVPVRAEGMTIHGADGRTYLDCLSGAGTLALGHNHPVVVDAIRRTVDAGRPLHTLDLATPEKDEFVDALFATLPTPFADRAKIQFCGPAGTDAVEAAIKLTQTATGRGGVAAFTGAYHGMTLAALTASGGVAARTPLAGPSLDVTRLPYPYPYRCPLGLGGDVGANAAASYVERLLDDPNSGVLPPAALLLEPVQGEGGVIPAPDHWLRRMRTITRRHGVPLVVDEVQAGVGRTGSMWAHEHAGVVPDVLIASKAIGGGLPLAVVVYRDDLDVWAPGAHAGTFRGTTLAMATGAATLRFVRENDLPAHARKIGSRLLAGLRAIGNPAIGDVRGRGLMLGVELVDADADPDHLGARPAASTLARRVRDECLRRGLLVELGGRHDAVLRLLPPLIITEEQADAVLDRLADALRAAA, from the coding sequence ATGACCGTGCTCAGCAGGGTCGACACCTCCACGATTCTCGCTCGGCAGGCCGCTCGCGAGTCGGCCGCCCGCACCTACGCGAGACACTTCCCGATCGTCCCGGTTAGGGCCGAGGGAATGACGATCCACGGGGCCGACGGGAGAACCTACCTGGACTGCCTGTCCGGGGCCGGGACGCTGGCGCTGGGGCACAACCACCCGGTGGTCGTCGACGCGATCCGGCGCACCGTCGACGCCGGGCGTCCGCTGCACACGCTCGACCTGGCGACGCCGGAGAAGGACGAGTTCGTCGACGCGCTGTTCGCCACGCTGCCGACGCCGTTCGCCGACCGCGCCAAGATCCAGTTCTGCGGCCCGGCAGGCACCGACGCGGTCGAGGCGGCGATCAAGCTCACCCAGACCGCGACCGGCCGCGGCGGAGTCGCCGCGTTCACCGGCGCCTACCACGGCATGACGCTCGCCGCGCTCACCGCGTCCGGTGGGGTCGCGGCCCGGACGCCGCTCGCCGGACCGAGCCTCGACGTCACCCGGCTGCCGTACCCGTATCCGTACCGGTGCCCGCTCGGCCTGGGAGGCGACGTCGGCGCGAACGCGGCGGCGTCCTACGTGGAGCGGCTGCTGGACGACCCGAACAGCGGCGTGCTGCCGCCTGCGGCCCTGCTGCTGGAGCCGGTGCAGGGCGAGGGCGGCGTGATCCCCGCCCCCGACCACTGGCTGCGGCGCATGCGGACGATCACCCGCAGGCATGGCGTCCCCCTGGTTGTGGATGAGGTGCAGGCAGGCGTCGGCCGGACCGGCAGCATGTGGGCACACGAGCACGCGGGCGTCGTTCCCGACGTCCTGATCGCCTCCAAGGCGATCGGCGGCGGCCTGCCGCTCGCCGTCGTCGTCTACCGCGACGACCTCGACGTGTGGGCACCGGGAGCGCACGCCGGGACGTTCCGCGGCACGACGCTCGCGATGGCGACGGGTGCGGCGACGCTCCGATTCGTGCGTGAGAACGACCTGCCCGCGCACGCACGGAAGATCGGGTCGCGGCTGCTCGCCGGGCTGCGGGCGATCGGCAACCCGGCGATCGGCGACGTGCGCGGCCGAGGGCTGATGCTGGGTGTGGAACTGGTCGACGCGGACGCCGACCCCGACCATCTCGGCGCCCGGCCGGCGGCGTCCACCCTGGCCAGACGTGTCCGCGACGAGTGTCTGCGGCGCGGGTTGCTGGTGGAGCTGGGCGGACGGCACGACGCGGTACTGCGCCTCCTGCCGCCGCTGATCATCACCGAGGAGCAGGCGGACGCGGTGCTCGACCGGCTCGCCGACGCTCTTCGCGCGGCAGCCTGA